In Oryza glaberrima chromosome 8, OglaRS2, whole genome shotgun sequence, the following are encoded in one genomic region:
- the LOC127782253 gene encoding disease resistance protein RGA5-like produces MAETAVSASKGVIGALFEKLTKLVEDKCTNLVGMSKNIVFLKDELPTMSALLEKLEDADELDPVVKAWRNQVREMAYDIEDCIDDFVHHVGGGDVEAGFIDKVSHFLRTLRARLETAEHIKDLKIQLIEINERHKRYKFNLDGTPSSSFVAIDPRLPALYSEAANLVGIEGPREQVIKWLTDADQQIMVLPIVGFGGLGKTTLAKEVYQKIGQQFNTTEFVSVSQRPDVTRFLKGIQSKLPIRLSSEYCEVKDIIDNIRAYLQHRRYLFVVDDLWDAPTWNIIRSVFPENGMGCRIIVTTRSEDVARWVCCNHRRFIYRMEPLSDENSRWLFFNRIFGSEDGCPSQFREISAQILKKCSGLPLAIITIASLLANQPAPHKKEYWESIRNSIGTWGSGTNPTLEGMRQILHLSYKDLPRHLMTCFLYLGIYPEDFTIKKDDLIRQWLAEGFVYHFHGGSSDEVAKSYFNELINRSLIQPEETKYGEVVSCRVHDMMLDLILSRCAEDNFICVAYNLEELSGKHEFKVRRLLVDSRVGDSGDTKISRTTARRLLQLRSLQLFGVSLSLLSLSKYIRVLILHLGKTGTGGNERVDVTAIGQLFQLRYLKIVSLHHALVIELPTEIQGLQYLSTLEIDCTNENSLPSDIVHLSRLSHLIVPSGIGLPDGKIGSMKSLCTLQKFEILDIKSAISLGELTNLKDLELYSKQALSEREIDALVTSLGKLHKLISLRMSKFAECIWYDEDNRLGSLSNPPLNIERLHLGGWRLRRVPRWINGHLQNLCFLVLDVTEMSTDEVRLLGELPSLIELCLSVKRLAPCSASLVFGAGFPALECLEFFCGGDMSHLCFEAGVMPNLQKIILFYIDIEWSGTAPVGIEHLLNKRLRDIQLHPVTDTAVDAERISLAFTEAIRAHTSRGGAEPYLRFARIRRGSLIE; encoded by the exons ATGGCAGAAACCGCGGTGAGTGCATCTAAGGGTGTGATAGGTGCCCTTTTTGAGAAGCTCACTAAGCTGGTGGAGGACAAGTGCACCAATCTCGTAGGCATGTCAAAAAATATTGTGTTCCTTAAAGATGAGCTCCCAACCATGAGCGCGCTACTCGAGAAGCTAGAGGATGCAGATGAACTTGATCCAGTGGTGAAGGCTTGGAGGAACCAGGTCAGGGAGATGGCATATGATATTGAAGATTGCATCGATGACTTTGTGCACCACGTGGGAGGTGGTGATGTGGAAGCTGGCTTCATCGATAAGGTTTCTCACTTTCTCAGAACTTTGAGGGCCCGTCTTGAGACTGCCGAGCATATCAAGGATCTCAAGATTCAGCTAATAGAGATAAATGAACGGCACAAGAGGTACAAATTTAATCTAGACGGCACTCCTAGTTCTAGTTTTGTGGCCATTGATCCTCGGTTGCCAGCACTGTACAGTGAAGCCGCTAATCTTGTGGGTATTGAAGGCCCAAGGGAACAGGTTATAAAGTGGTTGACAGATGCGGATCAACAAATAATGGTCCTACCAATTGTTGGCTTTGGAGGTCTGGGTAAAACTACGCTCGCCAAGGAGGTTTATCAAAAAATTGGACAGCAATTCAACACCACGGAATTTGTTTCAGTTTCCCAAAGGCCTGATGTAACAAGATTTCTCAAAGGAATACAATCAAAACTTCCGATAAGGTTGTCTTCTGAATATTGTGAAGTTAAAGACATCATTGACAACATCAGAGCATATCTACAGCATAGAAG GTAcctttttgttgttgatgacttgtGGGATGCACCTACATGGAATATTATTCGGTCTGTTTTTCCAGAAAATGGCATGGGCTGTAGAATAATTGTGACCACACGATCGGAAGATGTTGCTAGATGGGTATGCTGCAATCATCGACGATTCATTTACAGAATGGAGCCCCTCAGTGATGAAAACTCAAGATGGCTATTCTTTAACAGGATATTTGGCTCGGAAGATGGTTGCCCTTCCCAATTTAGAGAAATTTCCGCTCAGATTCTGAAAAAATGTAGCGGTTTACCACTTGCAATCATTACCATTGCTAGCCTATTGGCTAATCAGCCTGCACCACACAAGAAAGAATATTGGGAGAGTATTCGTAATTCTATTGGCACATGGGGGTCTGGCACAAATCCCACGTTGGAAGGGATGAGGCAAATTTTACACCTTAGCTACAAGGATCTTCCTCGTCATCTTATGACATGCTTCCTATACCTTGGTATTTATCCTGAGGACTTCACCATCaagaaggatgatttgattagACAATGGCTGGCTGAAGGCTTTGTCTACCATTTCCATGGGGGGAGTTCAGATGAAGTTGCTAAGAGTTATTTCAATGAGCTGATCAATAGAAGCTTAATTCAACCAGAAGAAACCAAATATGGGGAGGTAGTTTCTTGTAGAGTACATGATATGATGCTTGATTTGATCTTAAGTAGGTGTGCAGAGGATAATTTTATCTGTGTGGCATACAATCTAGAAGAATTGTCTGGAAAACATGAATTCAAAGTCCGTCGATTATTGGTCGACTCTAGAGTTGGTGATTCAGGAGATACCAAAATATCAAGGACAACTGCTCGTAGATTGTTGCAACTCAGATCACTTCAGCTGTTTGGAGTATCCCTGTCTTTGTTGTCACTGTCTAAGTATATCCGAGTGTTGATATTACACTTGGGAAAAACCGGGACAGGAGGCAATGAAAGAGTTGATGTGACCGCAATTGGGCAATTATTCCAGTTGAGGTATTTGAAGATTGTAAGCCTCCATCATGCGCTCGTAATAGAGCTTCCTACTGAAATTCAAGGACTTCAATATTTGTCAACATTGGAAATAGATTGCACAAATGAGAACAGTTTGCCATCAGATATTGTTCATTTGTCCCGCTTGTCCCACCTGATTGTTCCAAGTGGTATAGGGCTACCTGATGGGAAGATAGGCAGCATGAAGTCCCTATGCACTCTCCAAAAATTTGAGATATTAGATATCAAGAGCGCCATTAGCCTTGGTGAGCTGACCAATCTAAAGGACCTTGAGCTGTACAGTAAACAGGCTCTgtcagagagagagattgatgcACTGGTAACTTCCCTTGGAAAACTTCATAAGCTCATATCTCTGCGCATGTCTAAGTTTGCAGAATGTATCTGGTATGATGAGGATAACCGGCTCGGTTCATTGTCCAATCCTCCTCTCAATATTGAGAGACTCCACCTGGGAGGATGGAGGTTGCGTCGAGTTCCTAGATGGATCAATGGTCACCTCCAAAACCTCTGCTTCCTCGTTCTTGATGTTACAGAGATGTCAACTGATGAGGTTCGGCTCCTTGGAGAGCTGCCTTCACTCATTGAACTCTGCCTGAGCGTGAAGCGTTTGGCTCCATGCAGCGCATCCCTCGTATTCGGTGCAGGGTTCCCAGCATTGGAGTGTCTTGAATTCTTTTGCGGTGGAGATATGTCACACCTGTGCTTTGAGGCAGGGGTTATGCCCAATCTCCAAAAGATCATTCTGTTTTACATAGATATTGAATGGAGCGGCACCGCACCAGTTGGCATTGAGCACCTACTGAACAAACGACTCCGAGACATCCAATTACATCCGGTTACTGACACAGCAGTGGATGCTGAGCGTATCAGCCTCGCATTCACAGAAGCTATAAGAGCACATACAAGCCGCGGTGGTGCTGAACCTTACCTGCGCTTCGCCCGCATCCGAAGGGGTAGCCTCATAG AATGA